A window of Kribbella sp. NBC_00382 genomic DNA:
CGAAGCCGGCAATGTCGCCGACTCTTTGAGGCCGAATCGCTCGAGTAGTTCATTGGCCCGGCTTGTTGCTTTGGTGTGGCCGAGATGGTTGAGCCGGCCGAACATCACCAGGTTCTGCTTCCCGGTGAGGACTTCGTCGACAGCGGCGTACTGGCCGACCAGCCCGATCGTGCGCCTGACGTCGGCGCCTTGCCGGCTCACGTCGTACCCGGCGATCCGCGCCTCGCCGGAATCCATCCTCAGCAGGGTCGCCAGGATCCGTACCGCTGTGGTCTTGCCGGCCCCGTTCGGCCCGAGCAGACCGGTCACCGTGCCGGCGCTCACCTCCAGGTCGAAACCGTTCAGCCCCGCCCCCTCCGTGCCGCCCGCGTAGTTCTTCCGTACGTCGAACGCCTCGATCATGCGCTCAGTCGTCACGTGCCACCTCTCGTCCGGTTGCGAACCGTAGACTGTACCGTACAGCGTACGGCTCAGGTACGATCGGGTCAACGACGACCGGCTGGAGTTTGTTCCCGTGACTGGAGCTCTATGAGTGGAAAGAGGGTTTCGCCCCCTGATCCCGCGCGCAGTCTGGCGCTGCTCTGGGGCAGTCACACCAAGCCGGGCAGATCCGGGCTGACCGTGCGCGCGATCATCGACGCCGCGATTGACCTGGCCGACTCTGGCGGGCTCGAGGCGCTGTCGATGCGGCTGGTCGCCGAGCGGCTGAAGGTTGGCACGATGTCGCTCTACACGCACGTACCGGGCAAGAGCGAGCTGACCGACCTGATGTTCGACACCGTCTACGCCGACCTGTACGCCGACGTCGATGAGCCGGGCAGGCAGCCGGGCGGGTGGCGAGGGGCGCTCGAATTCATCGCCCGCCGCAACTGGGGCGTGCTGACTAGTCATCCATGGCTACACGATGTGCCGGCCGGTCGGATGGCGCTCGGGCCGAACATCACCCTCAAGTACGAAGCCGAACTCCGCCCCCTGGACGGCCTCGGCCTGACCGACGTCGAGATGGACTCGACGCTCTCCCTCGTCCTCACCCATGTACTGGGCACGGCGCGCGCCGGTGCCGAGCAGATCCGCACCCAACAAGAATCCGGCCTCTCCGACCAGGAATGGTGGCTCAACACCGCTCCCGTCCTAGAGCGCTACATGGCCTCCCTGGCTGACCGCTTCCCGGTTGCAGGCCGGGTAGGCACCTCAGCAGGCGAGCAATACCAAGCCACCGTCGACCCAGCCCACGCCCTAACCTTCGGCCTCACCAGAATCCTCGACGGCACAGCCCTCCTGATCGCCGAGCGCGAGTAGATCCCCCAAGCAGCCTCCGGCGCCGCGCTCGCCTGCTCTGTCCGGCGTCCTCGGGTTCGGAGTGGTTGCCTAAGGCACCTTGTGCTTCGTCTGAGTGTTTTCACGGCCTCGAATTGCTCAGGTCGTGCACAAAGTCGCCCGTGGGTACTACGACCAAGGTCCGATGGCTGTTGCCCGTGGTGGCGGGTGAGCATCGGGGTATGGAAAACAACGAGCAGAACGAAGGCATGGGGCAGCAGCCGATTGTGGCGCGGCGGAAGTCGCGGCGGTACTTCGCCTGGGCGGGCAGCGGTGCGATCGCCGTTGTTGCGGTGACGGGTGTGGTGGCCGGCGGGACGCTTGCTTGGTCCGCGGTGACGACCGGTGATGACAAGGGTGGCGACCACCGCACTCCCAGCACGCAGACCACGCAGCTCGGCGATGACAAGGGTGGGCTCCGTACGCCGTCCAGCCACGCGACCGCTGAGCCGGGAGATGACAAGGGCGGCCTACGCACTCCAAGCGCCAGCAAGACGACCGAGCGCGGCGATGACAAGGGCGGTCTCCGTATGCCGACCGCGCGCAGGACAGCCGAAGCCGGCGACGACAAGGGTGGCCTGCGTCGTCACGCCGAGCCAGGTGACGACAAGGGCGGCCTGCGCCGTCACGCCGAGCCGGGTGACGACAAGGGTGGTCTACGCCGGCACGTGGAGGCGGGTGACGACAAGGGTGGTCTGCGCCAGCACGCCGAGTCCGGTGACGACAACGGCCACCACAGCTCCGGCTCGGGCAGCTCGGGCTCGGGCAAGTCCGGCTCGGGCAAGTCGGGAGCTGGCCACTCCGGCTCAGGCCCGTCCGGGTCGGGTTCCGGTCACTCGGGATCGGGCAGTTCGGGTTCCGGCAAGTCCGCGGACGATGGGGCCGGCCACCACTAGTCGGGCCGGCATGTACAGACGGACAGGAAGTAGTCCGCCACGGAGGCTCGACGCCAGCCGTGTCGCGCTCAGCCGGTAGGGCTGAGCAGGACTACTTCCTGTCCTTATGCACGTAAGCGGCCATGCCCCACCCAACGCACAGCCGGCGGACGCTCAAGCACCGACACCGCGACGACCGGTCCCGCAAAACCACCGGTTGGGTGGGAGCGTCCGAACGTGCCT
This region includes:
- a CDS encoding TetR/AcrR family transcriptional regulator, with the translated sequence MSGKRVSPPDPARSLALLWGSHTKPGRSGLTVRAIIDAAIDLADSGGLEALSMRLVAERLKVGTMSLYTHVPGKSELTDLMFDTVYADLYADVDEPGRQPGGWRGALEFIARRNWGVLTSHPWLHDVPAGRMALGPNITLKYEAELRPLDGLGLTDVEMDSTLSLVLTHVLGTARAGAEQIRTQQESGLSDQEWWLNTAPVLERYMASLADRFPVAGRVGTSAGEQYQATVDPAHALTFGLTRILDGTALLIAERE